In one Pseudomonas sp. Bout1 genomic region, the following are encoded:
- a CDS encoding ABC transporter permease subunit → MPEWISYYAGLIAKGLQTTLSLLVISALLGFALAVVVALARLSRRKWLARCALAYTSVLRGTPLLIQIYIFYYGLGSLFAQFPMIRGSFLWPFLRDGYWYIVFALVLSVGAYVGEVIRGGLLAVPKGEMEAASAFGMTPRQALLRVRLPRAMRLLLPTLAGETVMLLKSTALASTIAVVDLLGAANVVRAQTLQIYQPLLLVAGVYLCLTFLIEAMYAIAERRGTPLRRSAG, encoded by the coding sequence ATGCCTGAGTGGATAAGTTATTACGCAGGGCTGATCGCCAAGGGTTTGCAGACGACCCTGTCACTGCTGGTGATCTCGGCGCTGTTGGGCTTTGCCCTGGCGGTGGTGGTGGCGTTGGCGCGGTTGTCCCGGCGCAAGTGGCTGGCCCGTTGTGCGCTGGCCTACACCAGCGTGCTGCGGGGCACTCCGTTGCTGATCCAGATCTACATTTTCTACTACGGCCTGGGCAGCCTGTTCGCCCAGTTCCCGATGATACGCGGGAGTTTCCTGTGGCCGTTCCTGCGGGACGGTTACTGGTACATCGTGTTCGCGCTGGTGCTGTCGGTGGGCGCGTACGTCGGTGAAGTGATTCGCGGCGGGTTACTGGCAGTGCCCAAGGGTGAAATGGAAGCCGCCTCGGCGTTTGGTATGACGCCACGCCAGGCGCTGTTGCGAGTACGCTTGCCACGCGCCATGCGCCTGTTGCTGCCGACCCTGGCGGGGGAGACGGTGATGCTGCTCAAGTCCACTGCACTGGCCTCGACCATCGCGGTGGTCGACCTGCTGGGTGCCGCCAACGTGGTGCGCGCCCAGACCTTGCAGATCTACCAGCCGCTGCTGTTGGTGGCAGGGGTTTACCTGTGCCTGACCTTTTTGATCGAAGCCATGTACGCGATTGCCGAGCGGCGCGGCACACCGTTGCGCAGGTCTGCCGGATGA
- a CDS encoding ABC transporter permease subunit, with amino-acid sequence MFDLLSFSEQGWGNALLKGLWMTLQISAGSFAVGLLIGLVVACAKLSAPRPIVVLMRGYTTVFRAVPELLLILLLYYAGSMGLNVLMLWLGFEQFNISGPLVAVLVLGLVQGAYASEIFRAAILAIPHGQIEAARAFGLSGLGLFRRVTLPIMAPYALAGMSNLWINLIKDSALISVVGTNELLYTAKQAAGSTRHYLLFYLTAAALYYLVTLASNYLSGRLERRIRRWMPVVE; translated from the coding sequence ATGTTCGATCTACTCAGCTTCAGCGAACAAGGTTGGGGCAACGCATTGCTCAAAGGGTTATGGATGACCCTGCAGATCTCTGCCGGCTCGTTTGCAGTGGGGCTGTTGATTGGCCTGGTGGTGGCCTGCGCCAAGCTCAGTGCACCCCGGCCCATCGTTGTGCTGATGCGCGGCTACACCACGGTGTTTCGCGCAGTGCCCGAGCTGCTGTTGATTTTGCTGCTGTACTACGCAGGCTCGATGGGCCTTAACGTGCTGATGCTGTGGCTGGGGTTCGAGCAGTTCAACATCAGCGGCCCGCTGGTGGCGGTGCTGGTACTGGGGCTGGTGCAGGGCGCGTACGCCTCGGAGATTTTTCGTGCGGCAATCCTGGCGATTCCCCATGGCCAGATCGAAGCGGCGCGGGCCTTTGGCTTGAGCGGCCTTGGCCTGTTCCGCCGCGTGACTCTGCCGATCATGGCGCCGTACGCGCTGGCCGGCATGTCCAACCTGTGGATCAACCTGATCAAGGACAGCGCGTTGATCAGCGTGGTGGGCACCAACGAACTGCTGTACACCGCCAAGCAGGCGGCAGGCTCCACCCGGCATTACCTGTTGTTCTACCTCACGGCCGCCGCCTTGTATTACCTGGTGACGCTGGCTTCCAACTACCTGTCCGGGCGCCTGGAGCGACGTATTCGTCGCTGGATGCCGGTTGTCGAGTGA
- a CDS encoding transporter substrate-binding domain-containing protein, whose product MKSKRLAKWLSSAVLMLAAGSALAAEKPIVFAVAAEPYPPFTVKGGNGEWTGFEVDLIHKLCGLMKAECQIKEVAWDGIIPSLLAKKIDVIFSSMSVTDEREKQIAFSRAYYDSLLGIAGPKGTSVEVSPAGLKGKIIGVQISTVSANYLKKYYENIADLKYYDTQESANADLIAGRTDLMMADGIAIAMMVKTPEAQGLAEIAEVPYDPVIGRGVGAGLRKEDTELKARLDKAIGELLVSKDYADLSQSVFGVSVSPCKRADTPAYVSKVCDSPYTN is encoded by the coding sequence ATGAAATCCAAACGATTGGCAAAGTGGTTGAGCAGTGCAGTGTTGATGCTGGCGGCAGGTTCGGCGCTCGCGGCGGAAAAACCCATTGTGTTCGCGGTGGCGGCGGAACCCTACCCACCGTTCACGGTGAAGGGCGGTAACGGGGAGTGGACGGGCTTTGAAGTGGACCTGATCCATAAGCTCTGCGGCTTGATGAAGGCTGAGTGCCAAATCAAGGAAGTGGCGTGGGACGGGATTATTCCGTCTCTGTTGGCGAAGAAAATCGACGTGATCTTCTCCTCGATGTCGGTCACCGACGAGCGTGAAAAACAAATTGCCTTCAGCCGCGCCTACTACGATTCGCTGCTTGGCATCGCCGGGCCCAAGGGCACCAGCGTCGAGGTCTCGCCGGCAGGCCTGAAGGGCAAGATCATTGGCGTGCAGATCTCCACGGTCAGCGCCAACTACCTGAAGAAGTACTACGAGAACATTGCGGACCTTAAGTACTACGACACGCAAGAGTCGGCCAACGCCGACCTGATCGCCGGGCGCACCGACCTGATGATGGCCGACGGCATCGCCATCGCCATGATGGTGAAAACCCCTGAAGCCCAGGGCCTGGCCGAGATCGCCGAAGTGCCTTATGACCCGGTGATTGGCCGCGGTGTAGGCGCCGGCCTGCGCAAGGAAGACACCGAACTCAAGGCCCGGCTGGACAAGGCCATCGGCGAGTTGCTGGTAAGCAAGGACTACGCTGACCTCTCGCAGAGCGTGTTTGGTGTGTCGGTCAGCCCTTGCAAGCGCGCTGATACCCCGGCCTATGTCAGCAAAGTCTGCGACAGCCCCTACACAAACTAA